A window of Corallococcus macrosporus DSM 14697 contains these coding sequences:
- a CDS encoding ATP-binding protein, with protein sequence MGSEDIVAALRHVPLFARLTGEQLRWMADHGRQLHFPAGTRIAEQGAAADGLSVILEGRTQWSRRTGAESTPTFTLEAGDLFGELILFLNAPYPHSGDALTDVRLFRVEPATFWELLRLAPGLSRGLMELASQRSQQQQAQDVRPLGDLLPAGRLAAELSAELGSPAAAARRSSARLSELMAAVSARAMALGEHGLSLPQRGVLLALPREAAERGRTSPPLEPLARAEREEALGSWLEARGVRDAWDAAPALVASGLDVAWLESVATRVGAALLGDVLAWLVLAVSCDVLMAEVERGTTRVSALAEGVKAYAFMDPVPREDVDLHEGLENALGVLGHRLRGEHLTVEREFDPSLPRLKAEGAALDELWTQLVLNALEALGERGGRVRLRTWQEAAHVVVEVSDDGPGIPKELLPRVFEPFFSTKPHAAGLGLDVCRRIVERHGGELCVRAEQGGTRIQVRLPV encoded by the coding sequence ATGGGAAGTGAGGACATCGTCGCGGCGTTGCGCCATGTACCCCTGTTCGCCCGGCTCACCGGAGAGCAGCTCCGCTGGATGGCGGACCATGGGCGTCAGCTCCACTTCCCCGCGGGCACCCGCATCGCGGAACAAGGCGCCGCCGCGGATGGCCTGTCCGTCATCCTGGAGGGCCGCACGCAGTGGAGCCGCCGCACGGGCGCGGAGAGCACGCCCACCTTCACGCTGGAGGCCGGCGACCTCTTCGGCGAGCTCATCCTCTTCCTCAACGCGCCCTACCCCCACAGCGGCGACGCGCTGACGGACGTGCGCTTGTTCCGGGTGGAGCCGGCCACCTTCTGGGAGCTGCTGCGGCTGGCGCCCGGGCTCAGCCGGGGGCTGATGGAGCTGGCGTCGCAGCGCTCCCAACAGCAGCAGGCGCAGGACGTCCGCCCGCTGGGGGACCTGCTCCCCGCGGGCCGCCTGGCGGCGGAGCTGAGCGCCGAATTGGGCAGCCCCGCCGCGGCGGCCCGACGCAGCTCGGCGCGGCTGAGCGAGCTGATGGCCGCGGTGTCCGCGCGCGCCATGGCCCTGGGCGAGCACGGCCTGTCCCTGCCCCAGCGCGGCGTCCTGCTGGCCCTGCCTCGGGAAGCAGCGGAGCGCGGGCGGACCTCTCCGCCGCTGGAGCCCCTGGCTCGCGCCGAGCGCGAGGAGGCGCTGGGCTCGTGGCTGGAGGCGCGGGGCGTGCGGGATGCGTGGGACGCCGCGCCCGCGCTGGTGGCGTCCGGCCTGGACGTCGCGTGGCTGGAGTCGGTGGCGACGCGCGTGGGCGCCGCGCTGCTGGGGGACGTGCTCGCGTGGCTGGTGCTGGCGGTGAGCTGTGACGTGCTCATGGCGGAGGTGGAGCGCGGCACCACGCGCGTGTCCGCGCTGGCCGAAGGCGTGAAGGCCTATGCCTTCATGGACCCGGTGCCGCGCGAGGACGTGGACCTCCACGAAGGGCTGGAGAACGCGCTGGGCGTGCTGGGCCACCGGCTGCGCGGCGAGCACCTCACGGTGGAGCGCGAATTCGACCCCAGCCTGCCCCGGCTGAAGGCGGAGGGCGCCGCGCTCGATGAGCTGTGGACGCAGCTCGTCCTCAACGCGCTGGAGGCCCTGGGCGAGCGCGGCGGACGCGTGCGGCTGCGCACGTGGCAGGAGGCCGCGCACGTGGTCGTCGAGGTCTCCGACGACGGGCCCGGCATCCCCAAGGAGCTGCTGCCGCGCGTCTTCGAGCCCTTCTTCAGCACGAAGCCCCACGCGGCGGGCCTGGGCCTGGACGTCTGCCGGCGCATCGTCGAGCGCCATGGCGGTGAGCTGTGCGTGCGCGCCGAGCAGGGCGGCACCCGCATCCAGGTCCGGCTGCCGGTGTAG
- a CDS encoding DUF6311 domain-containing protein, producing MGPWAAALGGLAWLLWLGGARAIPPTRLDWAMREDWAGTTFGWLFYRNAPWGLPLTRSPNQLFPHGTSVALTDANPLLAVLFKLFNPLLPADFQYHGLWLALGFALMGWFGAKLVSVVSPRPTHQWLGGLLFAMAPPLAARLGHLLLCAHWMLVAMMWLHLRDTPDARAAKRSLLWAAALNAVAASTHPYLVAMLAPLAMALTVRLALGRVITWGRALLASAGFVVLDLLLFALFGYFAGGSLGAEGFGQFSADLTTLFNPTDWSRLLPSLPVARRQGEGFGYVGAGALLLGVLAVAGAALRFRSLRDVPWKRGLPFAVAVLLLAVYALSSRVTWTGRLVVDLGGLYEPFSRLTSAFRASGRFIWPLCYAVMGGALLLWLRQWRERAWVGTAVLALVVAVQAYDLRQDKSELRRRPDGFRRLQAPEWAALKGHYRHLALFPPQVQWVCPYNEPLVNAAGYLAYRLGLTFNSGYASRTPPSIAEECNATMRPGGVDADTVYVVVRPQVGAFVRAGARCGVLEGLAVCVAGQREDAFAQALTRQPLR from the coding sequence GTGGGCCCCTGGGCCGCGGCGCTGGGTGGCCTGGCCTGGCTCCTCTGGCTCGGCGGCGCCAGGGCCATTCCCCCCACGCGCCTCGACTGGGCGATGCGCGAGGACTGGGCGGGCACCACCTTCGGCTGGCTGTTCTACCGCAACGCTCCCTGGGGCCTGCCGCTCACCCGCTCGCCCAACCAGCTCTTCCCGCACGGGACGTCCGTGGCCCTCACGGACGCCAACCCGCTGCTGGCGGTGCTGTTCAAGCTCTTCAACCCGCTGCTGCCCGCGGACTTCCAGTACCACGGCCTCTGGCTGGCGCTGGGCTTCGCGCTCATGGGCTGGTTCGGCGCGAAGCTGGTCTCCGTGGTGTCGCCACGTCCCACGCACCAGTGGCTGGGCGGGCTCCTGTTCGCCATGGCACCGCCCCTGGCGGCGCGGCTGGGGCACCTGCTGCTGTGCGCGCACTGGATGCTGGTGGCCATGATGTGGCTGCACCTGCGCGACACGCCGGACGCCCGCGCGGCGAAGCGGAGCCTCCTGTGGGCCGCCGCGCTGAACGCCGTGGCCGCGAGCACGCATCCGTACCTGGTGGCCATGCTCGCGCCGCTGGCCATGGCGCTGACGGTGCGGCTGGCCCTGGGCCGCGTCATCACCTGGGGCCGCGCGCTGCTGGCCTCGGCGGGCTTCGTCGTGCTGGACCTGCTCCTCTTCGCCCTCTTCGGCTACTTCGCTGGCGGCAGCCTGGGCGCGGAGGGCTTCGGCCAGTTCTCCGCCGACCTGACCACGCTGTTCAACCCCACGGACTGGTCGCGGCTCCTGCCCTCGCTGCCCGTGGCGCGGCGGCAGGGCGAGGGCTTCGGCTATGTGGGCGCGGGGGCGCTGCTGCTCGGGGTGCTCGCCGTCGCGGGCGCGGCGCTCCGCTTCCGTTCCCTGCGCGATGTGCCCTGGAAGCGGGGGCTGCCCTTCGCCGTCGCGGTGCTGCTGCTGGCCGTCTACGCGCTGTCGTCCCGCGTGACGTGGACGGGCCGGCTGGTGGTGGACCTGGGCGGCCTGTACGAGCCCTTCTCGCGGCTGACGTCCGCCTTCCGCGCGTCCGGGCGCTTCATCTGGCCGCTGTGCTACGCGGTGATGGGCGGCGCCCTGCTCCTGTGGCTGCGGCAGTGGCGCGAGCGGGCCTGGGTGGGCACGGCGGTGCTCGCGCTGGTGGTCGCCGTGCAGGCCTATGACTTGCGCCAGGACAAGAGCGAGCTGCGCCGGCGGCCGGACGGCTTCCGGCGGCTCCAGGCCCCGGAGTGGGCGGCGCTGAAGGGCCACTATCGACACCTGGCCCTCTTCCCGCCGCAGGTGCAGTGGGTGTGCCCCTACAACGAGCCCCTGGTCAACGCGGCGGGGTACCTGGCCTACCGGCTGGGCCTCACCTTCAACAGCGGCTACGCCAGCCGGACCCCGCCGTCCATCGCCGAGGAGTGCAACGCCACCATGCGCCCGGGCGGCGTGGACGCGGACACCGTGTACGTCGTGGTGCGCCCGCAGGTGGGCGCCTTCGTCCGGGCGGGCGCGCGCTGTGGCGTGCTGGAGGGGCTGGCGGTGTGCGTGGCCGGGCAGCGGGAGGACGCCTTTGCCCAGGCGCTGACACGGCAGCCGCTGCGATAG
- the larC gene encoding nickel pincer cofactor biosynthesis protein LarC, with amino-acid sequence MRRILYLEPVGGIAGDMFLAAGLDLGVSAAELERALSGLRVPGWKLAVSRAARHAISGTHLDVVLDAREAHPHRAYADIRRLIEEADTLPPRAKERALAVFRAIGEAEAKVHGVSIDDIHFHEVGAVDSIVDICGAAVVLELLGDPEVHAAPPPLGSGTIRVAHGAMPIPVPATLELLRDVPVRFEGVGELTTPTGAALLKVLAHIGHPPDFIVEKVGYGVGTKDFKDRPNVLRASLGRMEQAGNEGLWVVEANLDDATPQLLGHLLERLLAVGALDAWVTPVVMKKSRPGHLLGALVEGGAREAIVDVVLRESTTLGVRYHRVERQALARDWVEVETPWGKVRVKRGLRQGAVLNAHPEFEDCRQVAEAAGVPVKQVMAAAVAALGPKG; translated from the coding sequence ATGCGACGCATCCTCTACCTGGAGCCGGTGGGCGGCATCGCCGGGGACATGTTCCTGGCGGCGGGCCTGGACCTGGGCGTCTCCGCGGCGGAGCTGGAGCGCGCCTTGTCGGGCCTGCGCGTCCCGGGCTGGAAGCTGGCGGTGAGCCGCGCGGCGCGCCACGCCATCAGCGGCACGCACCTGGACGTCGTGCTGGACGCGCGCGAGGCCCACCCGCACCGCGCCTACGCGGACATCCGGCGCCTCATCGAGGAGGCGGACACGCTGCCCCCGCGCGCGAAGGAGCGGGCGCTGGCGGTGTTCCGCGCCATCGGCGAGGCGGAGGCCAAGGTCCACGGCGTGTCCATTGACGACATCCACTTCCATGAGGTGGGCGCGGTGGACTCCATCGTGGACATCTGCGGCGCGGCGGTGGTGCTGGAGCTGCTGGGCGACCCGGAGGTCCACGCGGCGCCGCCGCCGCTGGGCAGCGGCACCATCCGCGTGGCCCATGGCGCCATGCCCATCCCCGTGCCCGCCACGCTGGAGTTGCTGCGGGACGTGCCGGTGCGCTTCGAGGGCGTGGGCGAGCTGACGACGCCCACGGGCGCGGCGCTGCTCAAGGTGCTGGCGCACATCGGCCACCCGCCGGACTTCATCGTGGAGAAGGTGGGCTACGGCGTCGGAACGAAGGACTTCAAGGACCGGCCCAACGTGCTGCGCGCGTCCCTGGGGCGGATGGAGCAGGCCGGCAACGAAGGGCTCTGGGTGGTGGAGGCCAACCTGGATGACGCCACGCCGCAGCTCCTGGGGCACCTGCTGGAGCGGCTGCTCGCGGTGGGCGCGCTGGACGCGTGGGTGACGCCGGTGGTGATGAAGAAGAGCCGGCCGGGGCACCTGCTGGGCGCGCTGGTGGAGGGCGGCGCGCGCGAGGCCATCGTGGACGTGGTGCTGCGCGAGTCCACCACGCTGGGCGTGCGCTACCACCGCGTGGAGCGTCAGGCGCTGGCGCGCGACTGGGTGGAGGTGGAGACGCCGTGGGGCAAGGTCCGCGTGAAGCGCGGGCTGCGCCAGGGCGCGGTGCTCAACGCCCACCCGGAGTTCGAGGACTGCCGCCAGGTGGCGGAGGCCGCGGGCGTCCCGGTGAAGCAGGTGATGGCCGCGGCGGTGGCGGCGCTCGGCCCGAAGGGCTGA